The following coding sequences are from one Acidobacteriota bacterium window:
- a CDS encoding HD domain-containing protein has translation MTTERDILNLANAIREAGGRAMLVGGCVRDELMGIAPKDWDLEVYGIEPDKLRELLDDFGDVKVVGEAFAVYKLGNDLDVSLPRRERKTGRGHRGFVVDGAPDMSFEDACSRRDFTVNAILKDPLTGEIVDPFDGRGDINRGLLRMVSKDTFGEDSLRVLRAAQFAARFDFELEAETAEICRSIDVTDLPRERIWGELEKLLLHASRPSIGLKWLYDLGVVRQIFPELDSLVGVPQEPDWHPEGDVDVHTMMVVDEARMLIDDLPYERKVTVMLGALCHDLGKPPTTVFVDGRTRSRGHDEAGVEPTISFLDRLGVFTLNGYDVRDQVIQLVRYHLKPGEWFKAKEPVGDGAFRRLARKVEPDLLYRVAKADSLGRYPDGDRSKMIFGSEAQEWFIERVRSLAVEKKAPDPILLGRHLIDLGLTPSPDFSRILDAVYEMQLDGKVSDLSEAVEQAKVLIDQQM, from the coding sequence ATGACCACAGAACGCGACATCCTGAACCTGGCAAACGCCATCCGAGAGGCCGGCGGCCGGGCGATGCTTGTCGGCGGATGCGTCCGCGACGAGCTGATGGGCATTGCACCAAAAGATTGGGACCTCGAAGTGTATGGCATCGAGCCGGACAAACTGCGTGAATTGCTCGACGACTTCGGCGACGTGAAAGTCGTCGGCGAGGCGTTTGCGGTCTATAAGCTTGGCAATGATCTCGACGTTTCCTTGCCGCGGCGTGAACGCAAAACGGGCCGCGGGCATCGGGGCTTCGTTGTCGACGGCGCCCCCGATATGTCGTTCGAAGATGCCTGCTCACGGCGTGATTTCACCGTCAATGCGATCCTCAAAGATCCACTGACCGGCGAGATCGTTGATCCTTTTGACGGGCGTGGCGACATCAATCGCGGCCTTTTGCGGATGGTATCAAAAGACACATTCGGAGAGGACAGCTTGCGTGTGCTTCGGGCAGCCCAGTTTGCGGCGAGGTTCGATTTTGAGCTCGAAGCCGAGACGGCGGAGATCTGTCGGTCGATCGATGTTACCGATCTGCCCCGCGAACGCATCTGGGGCGAGCTCGAAAAGCTTCTCCTGCATGCAAGTCGACCCTCGATCGGTTTGAAATGGCTATACGATCTTGGTGTTGTTCGGCAGATCTTCCCCGAGCTCGATTCACTCGTCGGCGTTCCGCAAGAACCTGATTGGCACCCTGAAGGCGACGTCGATGTGCACACTATGATGGTCGTTGACGAGGCGAGAATGTTGATCGACGATCTGCCGTACGAAAGGAAAGTGACGGTCATGTTAGGAGCCTTATGTCACGACCTCGGCAAGCCTCCAACGACGGTTTTCGTTGACGGTCGTACGCGGTCACGCGGGCATGATGAAGCGGGCGTTGAACCGACGATCTCCTTTTTGGATCGGCTCGGCGTATTTACGCTCAATGGATATGACGTTCGCGATCAGGTGATTCAACTCGTCCGTTATCACCTAAAGCCCGGTGAGTGGTTCAAGGCAAAAGAGCCCGTCGGCGATGGAGCGTTTCGCAGGCTTGCAAGGAAGGTCGAGCCCGACCTGTTGTACCGAGTCGCAAAGGCCGACAGCCTTGGCCGCTATCCGGATGGTGACCGTAGCAAGATGATCTTCGGCTCCGAAGCACAGGAGTGGTTCATCGAACGCGTTCGCTCGCTTGCGGTCGAAAAAAAGGCACCAGACCCGATATTGCTCGGCCGGCACCTGATCGATCTGGGCTTGACGCCGTCGCCCGATTTCAGTCGCATACTGGATGCAGTCTACGAAATGCAGCTCGACGGGAAGGTCAGCGATCTTTCCGAGGCCGTCGAGCAAGCTAAAGTGCTGATCGATCAACAGATGTGA
- a CDS encoding DNA primase — protein MIRVEWYNSGLLYDQYFIDDLKDRADLVRLIEPYAPLKKKGANWMACCPFHQEKTPSFSVNPAKGFYKCFGCGKGGNAFTFLMEMEGLNFPEAVQRVAEMNGVPLPEPIDDGQYQQSKKRKEEKKQLSEQVIELNRIALEFWEGELQSKDKKAKAAREYLEGRGISEEVQRQFRIGFSPDSWDALLGHLKAKGADEKLIEQSGLVSVNEEKERVFDRFRGRIMFPVLDVNGNPVAFGARAMGKDEPKYLNSPETPAYVKGQHLYGLFQSKDAIRQKKFAILVEGYLDLIALYQFGVSNVAASLGTAFTPEQSKLLSRFTKRIVINYDGDSAGIKAARRAIEELLPQDFDIKVLVLPDGQDPDDFIRSNGPEAYNEARGKAKTFLAFTLDASLRDRKLANPRDKADAIAEAMPAIGAIKNPIQKRESFDQAMNFYRIDDETIKRDLWRSVRSAAVDAVSIGKQVRRLHHSRITIAEQQLLEMIVHDHELCEIVLSSLEVTDHSDLVTGPIFQALISRMANGKLPTPDELHGLFADDEMLHDITGMLQLVEPKRQPGEVIDDLLRSAENCICTLRKLAIDNRLGSIAQELIAAENSTDVALLNSLVGEQLELARIRQELLSKIKEI, from the coding sequence TTGATTAGAGTTGAATGGTATAATTCTGGCTTGCTTTACGACCAGTATTTCATTGATGACCTGAAGGACCGTGCTGATCTGGTGCGGTTGATCGAGCCGTATGCTCCGCTTAAGAAGAAGGGGGCGAACTGGATGGCTTGCTGTCCGTTTCATCAGGAGAAGACGCCTTCGTTCTCGGTCAATCCGGCGAAGGGTTTCTATAAATGCTTCGGCTGTGGGAAGGGCGGGAATGCGTTCACTTTCCTGATGGAAATGGAGGGCCTGAACTTCCCCGAGGCCGTCCAACGCGTTGCGGAAATGAACGGCGTGCCGCTGCCGGAACCTATCGACGACGGCCAGTATCAGCAGAGCAAAAAGCGAAAGGAAGAGAAGAAACAGCTCTCGGAACAGGTCATTGAGCTGAACCGGATCGCTCTCGAATTCTGGGAAGGCGAGCTACAATCAAAGGACAAAAAGGCGAAGGCGGCACGCGAATATCTGGAAGGACGCGGCATCTCGGAGGAGGTCCAGCGGCAGTTTCGCATCGGCTTTTCGCCCGATTCGTGGGATGCATTGCTCGGTCATCTAAAAGCGAAAGGTGCCGACGAAAAGCTTATCGAGCAAAGCGGGCTTGTCTCCGTAAATGAAGAGAAAGAAAGGGTGTTCGACCGTTTCCGCGGGCGGATAATGTTCCCCGTTCTGGACGTCAACGGCAACCCCGTCGCGTTCGGTGCCCGGGCAATGGGCAAAGACGAACCGAAGTATCTCAATTCGCCGGAGACGCCGGCTTATGTGAAAGGCCAGCATCTTTACGGGCTCTTCCAGTCGAAAGATGCCATTCGGCAAAAGAAATTCGCCATCTTGGTTGAGGGCTATCTCGACCTGATCGCCCTTTACCAATTCGGCGTCTCGAACGTAGCCGCAAGCCTCGGGACGGCGTTCACACCCGAGCAATCAAAGCTGCTTTCTCGCTTTACCAAACGCATCGTCATCAACTACGACGGCGATTCGGCGGGCATAAAGGCCGCTCGTCGGGCGATCGAGGAGCTACTCCCGCAAGATTTCGATATCAAGGTTCTTGTGCTGCCGGACGGCCAGGACCCGGACGACTTCATCCGTTCGAACGGTCCCGAGGCCTATAACGAAGCACGCGGCAAGGCAAAGACGTTCCTCGCCTTTACGCTCGATGCCTCGCTTCGCGACCGAAAGCTCGCGAACCCGCGAGACAAAGCCGACGCGATCGCCGAAGCCATGCCCGCGATAGGTGCGATCAAGAACCCGATCCAGAAACGTGAGTCGTTCGATCAGGCGATGAACTTCTATCGCATCGATGATGAAACGATCAAACGCGACCTCTGGCGTTCGGTCCGGTCGGCGGCTGTCGACGCGGTCTCGATCGGAAAGCAGGTCCGAAGGCTGCATCATTCGCGGATCACCATCGCCGAACAGCAATTGCTTGAGATGATCGTCCACGACCACGAGCTTTGCGAGATCGTTCTTTCGAGCCTTGAGGTGACCGACCACTCCGACCTCGTCACCGGACCGATCTTTCAGGCATTGATAAGCCGCATGGCAAACGGCAAACTGCCAACGCCCGACGAGCTGCACGGGCTCTTTGCCGACGACGAGATGCTCCACGACATCACGGGAATGCTCCAGTTGGTAGAGCCTAAAAGGCAGCCCGGCGAGGTCATCGACGACCTGCTCCGCTCGGCTGAGAACTGCATTTGCACCTTGCGCAAACTCGCCATCGACAACAGATTAGGCTCGATCGCCCAGGAACTGATCGCCGCTGAGAACTCAACCGACGTAGCACTCTTAAACTCACTCGTTGGCGAACAGCTCGAACTCGCACGTATACGCCAGGAGCTTCTTAGTAAAATCAAGGAAATCTGA
- the ftcD gene encoding glutamate formimidoyltransferase has product MTRLIECVPNFSEGRDMAVIRQITGEIERIDGVMLLDVDPGATTNRTVVTFVGTPDEVVEAAFQAVRKAQELIDMRRHKGDHPRFGATDVCPLVPVSGISMEETAEYARKLGERIGKELGIPVYLYENAAASEIRRNLANCREGEYEGLKDRITTAEWRPDFGPAEFKESVARSGATAVGARDFLIAVNFNLNTTSTRRANAIAFDVREKGRPKREGHPITGKPILDERGEPVMIPGTLNGTKAIGWYIEEYGIAQVSMNITNLSETPLHVAFDEVSSKAAARGIRVTGLEIVGLVPKAAIIEAGKHYLTKQSRSHGIAESEIVKIAIRSMGLDDLKPWNPQEKIIEYVLAAESTGKRLVDMTCRAFAEETASESPAPGGGSISAYMGALGAALAAMVANLSSHKAGWDERWEEFSDWAVKAQEIKEDLLRLVDEDTESFNRVMAAFGLPKGTEEEKAARSEAIQEATRYATEVPFRTMERAFDSFEVIRAMAEHGNPNSVTDAGVGALCARSAVIGAFLNVKINAAGLKDKDFAAEMLARGAEIERKAIEQEATIMEIVNGKISQ; this is encoded by the coding sequence ATGACCAGATTGATAGAATGCGTGCCCAATTTCAGCGAGGGCCGCGACATGGCGGTGATCCGTCAGATCACCGGTGAGATAGAGCGGATCGACGGCGTAATGCTGCTCGACGTTGACCCCGGTGCGACAACCAACCGCACGGTCGTGACCTTTGTCGGCACGCCTGACGAGGTTGTCGAGGCGGCCTTTCAGGCGGTCCGGAAAGCACAGGAACTGATCGACATGCGTCGGCACAAGGGCGATCACCCGCGGTTCGGTGCGACCGATGTTTGCCCGCTGGTTCCGGTCTCCGGCATATCGATGGAAGAGACGGCGGAATACGCAAGGAAGCTCGGCGAACGCATCGGAAAGGAACTCGGCATCCCGGTCTATCTTTACGAGAACGCCGCCGCGAGCGAGATTCGCCGCAACCTCGCCAATTGCCGCGAGGGCGAATACGAAGGGCTGAAGGACCGCATCACAACGGCAGAATGGCGGCCGGACTTCGGCCCGGCGGAGTTTAAGGAGAGCGTTGCCCGCTCGGGAGCGACGGCGGTCGGGGCGAGAGATTTTCTGATCGCTGTCAACTTCAACCTGAACACAACCTCGACCCGCCGGGCGAACGCCATCGCCTTCGACGTCCGCGAAAAAGGCCGCCCGAAACGCGAAGGCCACCCGATAACCGGCAAGCCGATCCTGGACGAACGCGGCGAGCCGGTGATGATCCCCGGAACGCTCAATGGCACTAAGGCGATCGGCTGGTACATCGAAGAATACGGCATCGCACAGGTCTCGATGAACATCACGAACCTTTCCGAGACGCCGCTCCACGTCGCCTTTGACGAGGTGAGCAGCAAGGCCGCCGCACGAGGAATCCGCGTTACCGGGCTCGAGATAGTCGGGCTCGTGCCGAAAGCGGCGATCATCGAAGCCGGCAAGCATTACCTGACCAAGCAGAGCCGTTCGCACGGCATCGCCGAAAGCGAGATCGTCAAGATCGCCATCCGGTCGATGGGGCTCGACGACCTCAAACCCTGGAACCCGCAGGAGAAGATCATCGAATACGTGCTCGCGGCGGAGAGCACCGGCAAGCGGCTCGTCGATATGACCTGCCGCGCGTTTGCCGAAGAGACGGCGTCCGAATCACCCGCACCCGGCGGCGGCTCGATCTCGGCTTACATGGGAGCACTCGGGGCCGCACTCGCCGCGATGGTCGCGAATCTCTCCTCGCACAAGGCCGGCTGGGACGAACGCTGGGAAGAGTTTTCAGACTGGGCAGTCAAGGCTCAGGAGATAAAGGAAGACCTCCTGCGGCTCGTCGATGAGGACACCGAATCGTTCAACCGCGTGATGGCCGCGTTCGGCCTGCCAAAGGGAACCGAAGAAGAAAAAGCGGCTCGCTCCGAGGCGATACAAGAGGCTACTCGCTACGCGACCGAGGTTCCGTTCCGGACGATGGAGCGGGCGTTCGATTCGTTTGAGGTGATCAGGGCGATGGCCGAGCACGGCAATCCGAACTCGGTTACGGACGCGGGAGTCGGAGCACTCTGTGCCCGCTCGGCGGTGATCGGGGCGTTTCTCAACGTAAAGATCAATGCAGCGGGTTTGAAAGACAAGGACTTTGCCGCGGAAATGCTCGCCCGCGGGGCCGAGATCGAACGCAAAGCGATCGAACAGGAAGCCACAATTATGGAGATAGTGAACGGAAAGATCAGCCAATAA
- the rpoD gene encoding RNA polymerase sigma factor RpoD, translating to MADYNEKEDLMDRLVAIGKRKKFLSLDELHREMPDNMMSAEDLEDVLERLEGANISVAESDAKLLEKAQNLALDEEEDTDDEDDLDLDLSAGVLDKSNDPVRLYLREMGIVPLLTREGEVAIAKRIERGQIKTQKSITRSPIAVERLIQLGTELETGVHSIRESVIFAEQAEISVEEDKAEEYLRWTLEGIERIKKTYAATIKSYVALAKEEEAQKGKPKPGKKLLRLRRQTASLRLEVAGEIKAINLTEYASQLLILEIKQVVEKIKGHESVIKKHERKIARGKVTPAEKRKINAAIREERTAISEIEERYRIPALEIKRSLQTIVVGEAETNQAKRELVEANLRLVVSIAKKYTNRGLQFLDLIQEGNIGLMKAVDKFEWRRGYKFSTYATWWIRQAITRAIADQARTIRIPVHMIETINKLIRTSRLLVQELGREPSSEEIAKRMDIPVSKVRKVLKIAQEPISLETPIGEEEDSHLGDFIEDRSILNPAESVTFSNLREITDEVLATLTPREEKVIKMRFGLGSTGSEHTLEEVGQHFAVTRERIRQIEAKALRKLRHPSRSRRLKAFLEGKA from the coding sequence ATGGCCGATTACAACGAGAAAGAAGACCTGATGGACCGCCTGGTGGCCATCGGTAAGCGAAAGAAGTTCCTTAGCCTCGACGAGCTGCATCGCGAAATGCCTGACAATATGATGTCCGCAGAGGACCTCGAGGACGTTCTCGAACGCCTCGAAGGAGCGAATATTTCGGTTGCAGAAAGCGACGCCAAGTTGCTTGAAAAAGCACAGAATCTGGCTCTAGACGAAGAAGAGGATACAGATGACGAGGACGACCTCGACCTTGATCTCTCCGCTGGTGTTCTTGATAAATCCAACGATCCGGTAAGGCTTTACCTACGCGAGATGGGTATCGTTCCGCTGCTAACCCGTGAGGGCGAGGTTGCCATTGCAAAGCGGATCGAACGCGGACAAATAAAGACCCAAAAATCTATCACGCGTTCGCCGATCGCGGTCGAAAGGCTTATTCAACTCGGGACCGAACTCGAAACCGGTGTACACAGCATCCGCGAATCGGTGATCTTTGCCGAACAAGCTGAGATCTCGGTCGAAGAGGACAAAGCTGAAGAGTATCTTCGCTGGACGCTCGAAGGCATCGAGCGGATCAAGAAGACATATGCGGCGACGATCAAGTCTTATGTAGCTCTTGCAAAAGAAGAAGAAGCTCAGAAGGGCAAACCGAAACCCGGTAAGAAACTCCTTCGGCTCCGAAGGCAAACCGCCTCGCTACGGCTTGAGGTGGCAGGAGAGATCAAGGCCATTAACCTGACCGAATACGCTTCGCAGCTTCTGATCCTCGAGATCAAACAGGTCGTAGAAAAGATAAAGGGACACGAGTCCGTTATCAAAAAGCATGAGCGTAAGATCGCTCGCGGCAAGGTCACACCGGCAGAAAAGCGGAAGATCAATGCAGCCATACGTGAGGAGAGGACTGCGATCAGCGAGATCGAAGAGCGATATCGCATCCCGGCACTCGAGATCAAGCGTTCCCTGCAGACGATCGTTGTAGGCGAGGCAGAAACCAACCAAGCAAAACGCGAACTCGTCGAAGCGAACCTTCGTCTGGTTGTTTCCATCGCCAAGAAATATACGAACCGTGGCCTTCAGTTTCTAGACCTGATCCAGGAAGGCAACATCGGCTTGATGAAGGCGGTCGATAAGTTCGAGTGGCGTCGTGGCTACAAGTTCTCGACCTACGCGACATGGTGGATCCGGCAAGCGATCACGCGTGCCATTGCCGATCAGGCCCGCACCATCCGAATCCCCGTGCACATGATCGAGACGATCAATAAGCTGATCCGCACTTCGCGGTTGCTTGTGCAGGAACTCGGTCGCGAACCTTCGAGCGAAGAGATCGCAAAGCGGATGGACATCCCAGTATCGAAGGTCCGAAAGGTACTCAAGATCGCACAAGAGCCGATATCTCTCGAAACGCCGATCGGCGAGGAAGAGGATTCGCACCTCGGCGATTTCATCGAGGACCGCTCGATCCTCAATCCGGCGGAATCGGTCACATTTTCGAACCTTCGCGAGATCACGGATGAAGTTCTAGCGACCCTTACTCCACGCGAGGAGAAGGTCATCAAGATGCGTTTTGGGCTTGGCTCAACCGGGTCAGAACACACGCTCGAAGAGGTCGGCCAGCACTTCGCCGTAACCCGCGAACGCATCCGTCAGATCGAGGCTAAGGCGTTGAGAAAGCTCAGGCATCCCTCACGATCACGTCGCTTGAAGGCGTTCCTTGAAGGCAAGGCTTAG
- a CDS encoding AAA family ATPase codes for MDESNTTKSQTPRVAISSLTFSDDTVVEISPNDVVLVVGPNNAGKSAALRAIREKLQNVAHQSPVLQSLNIKRTGSADELIDWLVGWTVRRIESPPDNPVYQALGHALHVRDAHSEWQRAGNMLGGLARWFCHLLTADERLQISIPPGNIALARDNPSHPIHFLLRDDKLESRLSSKFRKAFGVDLVVHRNAGSQVPLHVGERPTPAAGEDRVSISYIERLEELPTLHTQCDGMRSFAGVLLATSVGRESIVLIDEPEAFLHPPQARLLGTTLVQDRNKDRQLFIATHSTDILRGVLDTESPDVRVIRIRRTGSTNTVRLLSNERIKELWGDPLLRYSNILDGLFHEGVVVCEADADCRFYSAILDATMVGNADDAKRPDLMFTHCGGKARLPVVIRALREVDVPVRAVADFDVLSEKEPLKTIVEALGIEWAGIRSDWLLVKSAVDGKKPDLSTDEVKKEIEELLSAVTSTTFPPSTKADIQKVLRRTSAWANAKLVGKAFVPSGDPSMACERLLSNLRTGGLHVVEVGELEGYVRTVGGHGPRWVNAVLTRDLATDPELEDARKFVHGLAAL; via the coding sequence ATGGATGAATCCAACACGACTAAATCGCAGACGCCTCGGGTAGCAATCAGCAGCCTCACGTTCAGTGACGACACCGTTGTTGAAATCTCACCTAATGATGTCGTACTTGTTGTCGGGCCAAATAACGCTGGGAAGAGTGCCGCGCTTCGCGCAATAAGAGAAAAGTTACAAAACGTTGCTCACCAGAGCCCAGTCTTACAGAGTCTGAACATTAAACGAACGGGCAGCGCGGATGAACTCATCGATTGGCTCGTAGGTTGGACTGTCCGGCGAATTGAGTCGCCACCTGATAACCCAGTTTACCAAGCGCTTGGGCATGCGCTTCACGTACGCGACGCCCACAGCGAGTGGCAGCGTGCAGGCAATATGCTGGGCGGATTGGCACGTTGGTTTTGCCATTTACTGACTGCCGATGAACGGCTTCAAATCTCCATTCCACCCGGAAACATCGCGCTCGCGCGCGACAATCCAAGCCATCCGATCCACTTCTTGCTACGAGACGACAAGCTTGAGTCCCGATTGAGTTCGAAGTTTCGAAAGGCTTTTGGCGTTGATCTTGTTGTTCATCGTAATGCCGGGAGTCAAGTTCCCTTGCATGTTGGCGAGCGACCAACGCCAGCTGCCGGTGAAGACCGGGTCAGCATTAGTTACATTGAACGGTTGGAAGAGCTTCCAACGCTGCATACTCAATGTGATGGTATGCGCAGCTTCGCGGGCGTCCTATTGGCAACTTCAGTCGGACGCGAAAGCATCGTGTTGATAGACGAACCTGAAGCATTTTTACATCCGCCGCAGGCTCGTTTGTTGGGCACTACACTCGTTCAAGACCGGAACAAGGATCGGCAGCTATTTATTGCAACGCATAGTACCGACATTCTACGGGGCGTTCTCGACACCGAGAGCCCTGATGTACGCGTGATCCGGATTCGGCGAACCGGATCCACAAACACGGTCCGCTTGTTGAGCAACGAGAGGATCAAAGAGCTCTGGGGTGATCCGCTGCTTCGGTACTCCAACATTCTTGATGGCCTTTTTCATGAGGGTGTTGTGGTGTGTGAGGCTGATGCTGACTGCCGATTTTATTCAGCGATTCTCGACGCAACCATGGTAGGGAACGCTGACGACGCAAAACGTCCCGATTTGATGTTCACGCATTGTGGAGGAAAAGCTCGCCTTCCGGTCGTGATTCGGGCTCTTCGCGAAGTCGATGTGCCGGTACGAGCCGTCGCCGACTTCGACGTTCTATCTGAGAAAGAACCTTTAAAGACGATCGTCGAGGCTCTCGGCATTGAGTGGGCGGGAATACGGTCCGATTGGCTCCTAGTAAAAAGCGCAGTGGATGGCAAGAAGCCAGATCTAAGCACAGATGAAGTGAAAAAGGAGATTGAAGAGCTTCTCTCAGCTGTTACTTCGACCACATTTCCTCCGAGTACTAAAGCCGATATTCAAAAGGTCCTGAGACGCACATCCGCTTGGGCTAATGCGAAACTCGTTGGAAAAGCATTCGTCCCGTCGGGCGATCCCTCAATGGCGTGTGAACGGCTTTTGTCTAACCTACGGACTGGTGGCCTCCACGTCGTTGAGGTCGGCGAGCTTGAAGGTTACGTTCGAACCGTGGGCGGACACGGACCGAGGTGGGTAAACGCGGTTCTTACACGCGATCTTGCAACGGACCCAGAGCTTGAGGACGCGCGAAAGTTTGTCCACGGACTTGCTGCCCTATGA
- a CDS encoding AAA family ATPase, whose amino-acid sequence MRDEYNPIHDDDDFDEEAEARERYPFLYDDAEGEADEPAMHAYEAETTETTETTETIETSEGDDPEETEEPDEFAGQPDYHLLPHLPEEVLPRMRYRRYDSIFTASPAYLYFTNPKFNDRRPRLLGRFWAEGEVAVLFSDTGAGKSILATQIAQSIASGVAIGGFELDVPRQRVIYFDLELTREQFDRRYSNDDPQAPAKFPFHRNFIRSQPRAYEQLPEDFGSETEFITDSLVRLIRFTEASVVIIDNITWLNNSSQTGNAAPRIMKAIARLRREYGLSVLVLAHTPKRYAAWPFTLNDLQGSKMIANFADSVFALGRSRLGPDVRYLKCLKQRNSFDETEDRVATLRIKKDTCWLGMEFEGLTDERDHIGWMTSPKEPEKMMLIEKCIELSKLGLSQREVSRRLGVALSTVNRYLKVTAE is encoded by the coding sequence ATGAGAGATGAATATAACCCGATTCACGACGACGATGATTTCGACGAAGAGGCGGAGGCCCGGGAGCGGTATCCGTTTCTTTATGATGATGCCGAGGGCGAGGCGGATGAGCCGGCAATGCACGCGTATGAGGCCGAAACCACAGAGACCACAGAGACCACAGAAACTATAGAAACTTCTGAGGGCGATGACCCGGAGGAAACCGAAGAGCCGGACGAATTTGCCGGCCAGCCGGACTATCATTTGCTGCCGCATTTGCCCGAAGAGGTTCTTCCGCGGATGCGGTATCGTCGTTATGACAGCATTTTCACCGCCAGCCCGGCCTATCTTTATTTCACAAACCCAAAGTTCAACGACCGCCGGCCGCGGCTGCTCGGCAGGTTTTGGGCCGAGGGCGAGGTCGCCGTTCTATTTTCCGACACCGGCGCCGGCAAGAGCATTTTGGCGACACAGATCGCCCAATCGATCGCTTCGGGCGTGGCCATCGGCGGCTTTGAGCTCGACGTTCCGCGGCAGCGTGTCATCTATTTCGACCTCGAGCTGACCCGCGAGCAGTTTGACCGCCGCTACTCGAACGACGACCCGCAGGCCCCGGCCAAGTTTCCGTTCCATCGCAATTTTATCCGCAGCCAGCCGCGGGCCTATGAGCAACTGCCCGAGGATTTCGGCAGCGAAACCGAGTTCATCACCGATTCGCTGGTCCGGCTCATCCGCTTTACAGAGGCCTCGGTCGTCATCATCGACAACATCACCTGGCTCAACAATTCGTCGCAGACCGGCAACGCCGCCCCGCGGATAATGAAGGCGATCGCCCGCCTCCGGCGTGAGTACGGCCTCTCGGTCCTCGTCCTTGCCCATACGCCAAAGCGTTACGCCGCCTGGCCGTTCACGCTCAACGACCTGCAGGGCTCGAAGATGATCGCCAACTTTGCCGACAGCGTCTTTGCCCTCGGCCGTTCGCGGCTCGGCCCGGACGTCCGCTACCTGAAGTGCCTCAAGCAGCGAAATAGCTTCGACGAAACCGAGGACCGCGTCGCAACACTCCGTATCAAAAAGGACACCTGCTGGCTCGGGATGGAGTTCGAAGGCCTCACGGACGAACGCGACCACATCGGCTGGATGACCTCGCCGAAAGAGCCGGAAAAGATGATGCTGATCGAGAAGTGCATCGAGTTGAGCAAGCTTGGCCTTTCCCAGCGGGAGGTCTCTCGACGGCTCGGCGTCGCCCTTTCAACTGTGAACAGATACCTGAAGGTTACTGCCGAATAA